From Companilactobacillus heilongjiangensis, one genomic window encodes:
- the greA gene encoding transcription elongation factor GreA, producing MEPIFNKMTPAGYQAIEQEIKELKQQRPQKIKNLAAAAALGDRSENAEYTTSKQELGRLNGRLHFLTKQLQYAKVVEPADNGILDLGKFVTVEFMDDHDQLTYQLVGKQEANLDENKISFTSPIGRALNKHTIGDIVTVESPAGSYQVKIIKIHI from the coding sequence ATGGAGCCAATTTTCAATAAAATGACCCCGGCTGGTTATCAAGCCATCGAGCAAGAAATTAAAGAGTTAAAACAACAACGTCCCCAGAAAATTAAAAATCTTGCGGCAGCTGCTGCTTTAGGAGACCGTTCCGAAAACGCTGAATACACTACATCTAAGCAAGAATTAGGTCGTTTAAACGGTCGCTTACATTTCTTAACTAAACAACTACAATATGCCAAAGTCGTTGAACCTGCTGATAATGGCATTCTTGATCTTGGTAAATTCGTGACAGTCGAATTCATGGACGATCACGATCAATTGACCTACCAATTAGTTGGCAAGCAAGAGGCTAATTTGGACGAAAATAAGATTTCATTCACTTCACCTATTGGTCGAGCTTTGAATAAACATACTATTGGTGACATCGTTACCGTCGAATCCCCAGCCGGTTCTTATCAGGTAAAAATCATCAAAATTCATATTTAA